CCCGGCGAGCACCCGCGCCTGCCGGGCGGTTTCGTATTCGATGGCGCGCGCCACCGAGCGGAAGGAGTTGAGGTTCTTGACCTCTACCTTGGTGCCCCAGGGCTCGCCGGGGCGGTGCAGGCTGAGGTTCACGTCGCAGCGCATCTTGCCTTCCTCGGGGGCCGCGTCGCTGACCCCCAGCGCCTGCGCAATGGCCTGCACGCTTTCCAGAAAGGCGCGCGCTTCTTCAGCGCCCGTCAGGTCGGCCTCGGTAACCATTTCCAGCAGGCTGGAGCCGGCGCGGTTGAGGTCCAGCATGGAATAGGGCGCGTAGGTGGGGTGGGTCAGCTTGCCCGCGTCGTCTTCCAGGTGCGCGCGCTTGATGCGGATGCGCCGCACCTCGCCGCTCTCCAGGGTCACGTCCAGAAAGCCGTCCCGGGCAATGGGGCGGTCGTACTGAGAGAGCTGAAAATTCTTCGGCGCGTCCGGGTAAAAGTAGTTCTTGCGGTGAAACTGGGTGGGCCCCGAAACGTCGCAGTTCAGGCCCAGGCCGAACATCATGGCGAGTTCCACCGCCTCGCGGTTCAGGGTGGGCAGGGTGCCGGGCAGGCCCAGGGTGTAGGGGTCGGTAAAGGTATTGGGCGCGGCGCCGTGGTAGTCCTGCGGGCAGGCGCTGAAGATCTTGCTTTTCGTCTTCAGCTGCAGATGCACTTCCAGCCCAATGACCGCCTGATACGCCATGCGGCCGAGCATAGAGCATTTGCCCGCGCGCGCCCCGGCCCACCGCAAGACAGGCGCGCCCCTCCCCGGCGCCCGGGGCCATGCACTACCCTGCCTCCCATGTGGATCTCTGGGCGGGCGGCGGCGGTGCCGGGCAGCGTGTTTGCGCTGATGGACGCCGCCAAGGAACGGGCGCGGGCCGCCGGGCGCGTGGTGACGGACCTGAGCATTGGCAGCAGCGACCTTTCGCCGCCCGAGGCCGTGCTCTCGGCGCTGCGCGAGGCCACCCGGGACCCGGCCACCTACCGCTATCCCCTGTTCAGCGACACGGCCCCGCTGCGCGAGGCGGCGGCGCGCTATCTGGGCCGCCGCTTCGGGGTGCAGGTGGACCCACAGACCGAGGTGCTCCCCCTGATCGGCGCGCAGGAGGGACTGGCCCACCTGCTGCTGGCCGTGACCGACCCCGGCGACACGCTGCTGCTGCCCGACCCCGGTTACCCGCCCTACCTGGGCGCGGCGGCGGTGGCGGGCGTGCAGGTGGCGCCACTGCCGCTGCGCGAGGAGCACGGCTTTCTGCCCGATCTGGACGCGGTGCCGGCTTCGGTGCGCCCCCGGGCCCTGCTACTGAATTACCCCAACAACCCCACCTCGGCGGTGGTGGACGCTGACTTTTTTCCCCGGGTGGCCGCGTGGTGCCGCGCGCGGGGCACCCTCCTGATCCACGACCACCCCTACGCCGAGCTGACCTTTGGCGACTACCACGCCCCCAGCGCCCTGCAGGCGGGCGGAGGCGGCGTGGTGGAACTGCACTCGCTGAGCAAAACCCACCACATGGGCGGCTTCCGGGTGGGCTTTGCCGCCGGGGACGCCGGGGCCATTGCGGCGCTGGCCCGCGTGAAGGGCAGCGTGGATTTTCACCCGTACCTGGGCATTCAGCGCGCGGCGGCCCTGGCGCTGGACCTGCCTGAGGCCCTGGGCCGCCAGGGCGCAGCCGTGTTTCAGGCCCGGCGCGACGCCCTGGTGCCCGCCCTGCGTGGCCTGGGCTGGACCGTGGCGTGGCCTCAGGCCAGCATGTACGCCTGGGCCCGGGTGCCGGGCCTGCAGGACAGCGTGGCCTTTGCGGTGCGCGCGGCCGAACAAACGGGGGTGGCCCTCAGCCCCGGCGCCGCCTTTGGCCGCCAGGGCGAGGGCTACGTGCGCCTCGCCCTGGTGCAGCCCCCTGAAGTGCTGCTGGACGCGGCGCAGCGATTGGGGAAAGTGGAAGTGTAGGTTGTGGGCTGCAGGAACCGCTTGTCCCACAACCCACGTCCCACACCCTTACTTATCGAACTTGTCGTACCCAGCCGCGCTGCGGCGCTGGGCGCCCCGGGCGTAGTCCATCTGCATTTCCACCGTCTCGTGCTTGCCTTCGGTGAAGGTGCTGTCGTGAATCCAGTAATTCAGGCGGTCGTCGCCCAGCTGCACCCAGAACTTGTGGGCGTCTTCGGGGTCGCGCCAGAAGACCACATGTTCAAAGGCGTTGCTGTGGGCCCACTTCTGAATATCGCTCAGGACGCGGGCGGCCTTGGGATGGGTCATCTCGAATTCCTGACCGTCGCTCTCGTTGCGAAACTTGATCTCGACCATAGTGAAAGCAGCGTAACAGACCCCACCCGGCGCCAAGCTGCAGCTTGTCTGAAGGAAAATTCAGGGTGCGGTGAAGGCGGCGCGGGCCGGTCCTCTATGCTGCGGGCTGCCCATGACCGACCCGCCCCTGCTGAAGGTCACGACCCTGAACCTCAACGGCCTGCGCAGCGCCCTGCGCAAGGGGCTGCGCGAGTGGCTGAGCACCGAAGCGCCCGATGTGCTGCTGCTGCAGGAGGTGCGCGCCGCCCCCATGCCAGACGCGCTGGCCGACCTGGGCTACGCCGGGGCGTGGTTTCCGGCCCAGAAGGCGGGCTACAGCGGCGTGGCGATTCTGGCCAAAGCCCCCCTTAGTGATATCCGCGTGGGCCTGCCGCACGACGAGCTGGACGCCGAGGGCCGCGTGCTGAGCGCGGTGATAGGCGGCGTGCGCTTTGCCAGCGTGTACCTGCCCAGCGGCAGTTCCGGCCCCGAACGCCAGGGTTTTAAAGAACGCATTCTGGAGGACTACCACGCCTGGACCCAGGCCCTGCTGGCCGAGGGCACCCCGCTGGTGATCGGCGGCGACTACAACATCGCCCACCAGGCCCTGGACCTGAAAAACTGGCGCGCCAACCAGAAAAACAGCGGCTTTCTGCCCCAGGAGCGCGAGTGGATGACCCGCCACCTCGCCAGCGGCCTGACCGACACCCACCGCGCCTGCCTGGGCGACACCGCCGCCTACACGTGGTGGAGCAACCGCGGCAACGCCTACGCCAACGACGTGGGCTGGCGCCTGGACTACCTGCTGAGTGCCGGGGTAACGGTGCAGGGCGTGCAGGCGCACCGCGCCGCCCGCCTGAGCGACCACGCACCCCTGAGCGGTCAGGTGCTGCGCCCCGGGGCCCAGGGCTAAGCTCCGCTGCTAAGCCACGGTGCGTAAAGGTGGCGTCAGGCGGGGCGTGTTATGCTGAGGACGCTGCCGGGTTCAGGACAGCGCCCCCACCACGATCACGGTTTTTCCGGTCGTGCTGGACTGCCGGGCGCCACCCGAGGAAGCGACCAACACCAGTTCCCGTGGGCGGATTGCGCGCGCCGGCGCCACGCAGCAGAAGGCCATAAAGGCGGCGCATGAGTTCACCCCCACGGGCGCGTCCTGATTCACCAGGAACGTACATGCCGAAGAAAAAAACGGAAACGGTGCCGGGCACCGACAGCACCGGCACATCTACACCCACCTCTACCCGTTCGCGGCGCTCCGCCGCGTCTCAGCCGGCGGCCGACGCGGCCCCCAAAACCCGCACCAGCCGCAAAAAGGCCCAGACCCCCGCTGCAGAGCGGCCCCCAGTGGCCCAGCCGGACACGACCCTGCCCGTGGAGCAGGCGCCCGAAGCCGCCGTGGCCCCCACGCCGCCCCGCGCCCCTCGCCGGGGCCGGAAGGCCGCGCCAGTCGAGGCCGCCCCCTTTGAAACCACGCCAGCCGAAGAGGCGCCGGCCGAACAGTCGAGCGCCGCGCTGGCCCCTGAAGTCGAGCCCAGTCCAACTGCGGAACCCACAGTGACCGTTCGCCCGGCCGCCAAGCGGGCG
Above is a window of Deinococcus multiflagellatus DNA encoding:
- the gatB gene encoding Asp-tRNA(Asn)/Glu-tRNA(Gln) amidotransferase subunit GatB; translated protein: MAYQAVIGLEVHLQLKTKSKIFSACPQDYHGAAPNTFTDPYTLGLPGTLPTLNREAVELAMMFGLGLNCDVSGPTQFHRKNYFYPDAPKNFQLSQYDRPIARDGFLDVTLESGEVRRIRIKRAHLEDDAGKLTHPTYAPYSMLDLNRAGSSLLEMVTEADLTGAEEARAFLESVQAIAQALGVSDAAPEEGKMRCDVNLSLHRPGEPWGTKVEVKNLNSFRSVARAIEYETARQARVLAGGGRITQDTLGWDEGGQKTFLMRTKEGEADYRYFPEPDLPPLDITPDWIAQVRARMPELPAQKQARYLAAGVRAGDAHTLSHDVALSRFYDEAMRAGPDAQKLANWLLGDVSGLLAAQGQTVDSSALQPAHLAALVALIDESTISGRVAKDLLPDVLGGHDPRELVRTRGLSVVTDTAAIDAAIDAAMQADPATVEKVRAGNAKAMNALFGPVMKATGGKAKPEVVRERLQAKLGL
- a CDS encoding aminotransferase class I/II-fold pyridoxal phosphate-dependent enzyme, translated to MWISGRAAAVPGSVFALMDAAKERARAAGRVVTDLSIGSSDLSPPEAVLSALREATRDPATYRYPLFSDTAPLREAAARYLGRRFGVQVDPQTEVLPLIGAQEGLAHLLLAVTDPGDTLLLPDPGYPPYLGAAAVAGVQVAPLPLREEHGFLPDLDAVPASVRPRALLLNYPNNPTSAVVDADFFPRVAAWCRARGTLLIHDHPYAELTFGDYHAPSALQAGGGGVVELHSLSKTHHMGGFRVGFAAGDAGAIAALARVKGSVDFHPYLGIQRAAALALDLPEALGRQGAAVFQARRDALVPALRGLGWTVAWPQASMYAWARVPGLQDSVAFAVRAAEQTGVALSPGAAFGRQGEGYVRLALVQPPEVLLDAAQRLGKVEV
- a CDS encoding exodeoxyribonuclease III; amino-acid sequence: MTDPPLLKVTTLNLNGLRSALRKGLREWLSTEAPDVLLLQEVRAAPMPDALADLGYAGAWFPAQKAGYSGVAILAKAPLSDIRVGLPHDELDAEGRVLSAVIGGVRFASVYLPSGSSGPERQGFKERILEDYHAWTQALLAEGTPLVIGGDYNIAHQALDLKNWRANQKNSGFLPQEREWMTRHLASGLTDTHRACLGDTAAYTWWSNRGNAYANDVGWRLDYLLSAGVTVQGVQAHRAARLSDHAPLSGQVLRPGAQG